A region of Oceanicoccus sp. KOV_DT_Chl DNA encodes the following proteins:
- a CDS encoding TonB-dependent receptor produces the protein MFKAISVKHRHILWTAGILSAQLALPQTSVAQTLETMLIEGRKINLVGDAISASQGVIGQHEIALRPLLRTGEVLEMVPGMVVTQHSGTGKANQYYLRGFNLDHGTDFATFVDGMPLNMRTHGHGQGYTDLNPLIPELVEKITYKKGAYYADVGDFSGAGSASIKTLNRLDKGLIEVTLGEDGYGRLVTMDSVKIDQGDLLYALEVNQYDGPWTDIDEDLKKTNLLLKYSQMVNEGLFDITLMGYDNSWNSADQIPTRAVSNGLIDELGSIDDTAGGESSRNSLSTSWRGDQFQVSAYATQYDLQLWSNFTYFLDDPINGDQFEQVDKRWIYGGQASYQFEGSFAGKPMTNRIGTELRYDQIDEVGLYRTTERQRTGTIRKDTADEFSAGIYWENQLKLTDKLRSIVGARYDYYDFDVTSDIGINNYGVNLEPNSGTADDDIISVKGSLIYTLDNAWEIYGSVGQGFHSNDARGTTITVDPLDGSSVSGVDPLVGSLGYELGLRGYWMEKLNTSIALWQLNLDSELLFVGDAGNTEASRKSERQGVEVTAYYNLTEALTLDVEYAWTDAEFTDDAPEGNHIPGAVEHVIQAGISAELPSGWFGSLRVRYFGERPLIEDASVKSDSSTVVNLRIARQLSNWTVKADLLNLLDSNDHDIDYFYESQLAGETQAVEDIHYHVIEPRTVRLSVGYSF, from the coding sequence ATGTTTAAAGCGATATCAGTAAAGCATAGGCACATTCTTTGGACGGCCGGTATTTTATCAGCACAATTGGCTCTACCACAAACATCTGTAGCCCAGACACTGGAAACAATGCTCATTGAGGGCCGAAAAATAAACCTGGTGGGCGATGCTATTTCCGCTTCACAGGGTGTCATTGGACAACATGAAATTGCACTAAGACCGCTATTGCGCACTGGTGAGGTGCTGGAAATGGTGCCAGGCATGGTAGTCACGCAACACAGTGGCACTGGCAAGGCTAATCAATATTATCTACGGGGATTTAATCTGGATCACGGTACCGACTTTGCTACGTTTGTTGATGGTATGCCTTTGAATATGCGCACCCACGGACACGGTCAGGGTTACACCGACCTTAACCCACTGATTCCCGAACTGGTGGAGAAAATCACCTATAAAAAAGGCGCTTACTATGCTGATGTTGGCGACTTTAGCGGTGCTGGCAGCGCATCTATCAAAACACTCAACCGGTTAGATAAGGGTTTGATTGAAGTCACTCTCGGTGAAGATGGTTACGGCAGGCTAGTAACGATGGATAGTGTAAAAATTGACCAGGGAGATTTACTCTATGCACTGGAAGTTAATCAATATGATGGCCCGTGGACCGATATCGATGAAGATCTGAAAAAAACCAACCTTCTACTGAAGTACAGCCAAATGGTTAATGAAGGCTTGTTTGATATTACCCTGATGGGCTATGACAACAGCTGGAATAGCGCCGACCAAATTCCGACTCGAGCAGTTAGCAATGGTTTAATTGACGAACTGGGCTCCATAGACGATACCGCCGGTGGTGAATCCAGTCGCAACAGCCTCAGCACATCCTGGCGAGGAGATCAGTTTCAGGTATCAGCGTATGCCACACAATATGACCTACAGCTATGGTCAAATTTCACTTACTTTCTTGATGATCCAATTAATGGCGATCAGTTTGAACAGGTCGACAAACGCTGGATTTATGGTGGCCAGGCCTCCTATCAATTTGAAGGTTCCTTCGCTGGAAAACCGATGACAAACCGAATTGGTACCGAATTGCGCTACGATCAAATCGATGAAGTAGGGCTTTATCGCACGACTGAGCGACAACGTACAGGCACTATCCGCAAGGACACCGCCGATGAATTTAGCGCTGGAATTTACTGGGAAAATCAGCTTAAGTTGACCGACAAACTGCGCTCGATAGTGGGTGCGCGCTACGACTATTATGACTTCGATGTGACGAGTGATATCGGCATCAACAATTACGGCGTCAACCTTGAGCCAAACAGTGGAACCGCTGACGACGATATTATCTCAGTCAAAGGTAGCTTAATTTATACGCTGGACAATGCCTGGGAAATTTATGGTTCTGTAGGCCAGGGTTTTCACTCTAACGATGCTCGCGGCACGACTATTACGGTTGACCCTTTGGATGGTAGTTCCGTTTCAGGTGTAGATCCTTTAGTGGGCTCATTAGGCTACGAGCTTGGGCTGCGCGGCTATTGGATGGAAAAACTCAACACCTCCATTGCCCTGTGGCAATTAAACCTGGATAGCGAGCTACTCTTTGTAGGTGATGCCGGTAATACCGAGGCCAGCCGGAAGTCCGAGCGACAGGGTGTTGAAGTCACCGCCTACTACAATCTCACAGAAGCCTTAACCCTGGATGTTGAATACGCCTGGACCGATGCAGAATTCACCGATGATGCTCCCGAAGGCAACCACATCCCGGGTGCTGTTGAGCACGTCATACAGGCCGGCATCAGTGCTGAATTACCCTCTGGATGGTTTGGTAGCCTACGGGTACGCTATTTTGGCGAACGCCCATTGATTGAAGATGCTTCGGTCAAATCAGATTCCAGCACAGTGGTTAATCTTCGCATTGCTCGACAGCTCTCTAACTGGACAGTTAAAGCTGACCTCTTAAACCTGCTCGATAGCAACGATCACGATATTGATTACTTTTATGAATCCCAGTTAGCTGGCGAAACGCAGGCCGTGGAAGATATCCACTATCACGTGATCGAACCTCGGACTGTTAGATTATCGGTGGGTTATTCGTTTTAA
- a CDS encoding BlaI/MecI/CopY family transcriptional regulator: MNKLKAIPGWLGLLKKFSNTPALGERELSVLEVLWSGPSCSAQQVLESMPDAGISLSTVQSTLERLHRKKLLSRTKNIRTYFYQPLITREQIISSLLSDITREIAGGDMAPMISGFKAFMGEELPLKDSPVDPHVVEADRDPDA, translated from the coding sequence ATGAATAAATTGAAGGCGATACCAGGTTGGCTGGGCCTGTTAAAAAAATTCAGTAATACCCCGGCACTGGGCGAGCGTGAGCTATCAGTGCTGGAGGTGTTATGGTCCGGGCCTTCTTGTTCCGCTCAACAGGTGCTGGAAAGCATGCCCGATGCCGGCATTAGCCTTAGCACCGTACAAAGTACGCTGGAACGCTTGCACAGGAAAAAATTACTCAGCCGAACAAAAAACATCAGAACGTATTTTTATCAGCCGTTAATTACTCGAGAACAGATTATCAGCTCACTGCTTAGTGATATCACTCGCGAAATAGCAGGCGGGGATATGGCACCCATGATTTCCGGTTTTAAGGCTTTTATGGGAGAGGAATTACCGCTAAAAGATAGCCCGGTTGATCCTCATGTTGTTGAAGCTGACCGTGATCCTGATGCTTGA
- a CDS encoding M56 family metallopeptidase yields the protein MLLKLTVILMLELFLSSGLDLIITWLVVTVIASFLAAIIYPLFKKLVRLNGSQTQPSTLFVYGILPPLAAVLVVVMLAHPDLSSRLVPEHCHPDTCAPHLPEIVFSSEVGLTLVTLSLLTLLAIILLVKFSLSKSNRLLQMLNRLSENSPDINYRVIDSPEMLAWCAGIWQPNIYLSRGLVEALTRQQLQVVVVHELIHIARRDNLKKFMLRYTTLFWLPKLRASFLSDFSEHTEQACEYITATKFNDPALVAKVMQRVCEKADNHGSKTAGFFEEKKLAINHMSLSSNHEVARINLWSWLFVVTFWMLQIILLTGITHLGFEWATG from the coding sequence ATGTTGTTGAAGCTGACCGTGATCCTGATGCTTGAGCTATTTCTATCCAGTGGACTTGATCTTATTATTACCTGGCTTGTTGTTACGGTCATCGCTTCTTTTCTAGCGGCAATTATTTACCCTCTATTTAAAAAACTAGTGCGGCTTAATGGTTCGCAGACTCAGCCATCGACTTTATTTGTCTATGGTATTCTTCCCCCCTTGGCGGCCGTATTGGTTGTGGTTATGCTAGCGCATCCCGATTTATCCAGTCGATTAGTTCCAGAGCACTGCCATCCTGATACCTGCGCGCCACATTTACCCGAAATTGTTTTTTCATCCGAGGTCGGGCTGACGTTGGTAACATTAAGCTTATTGACATTATTGGCGATCATTCTTTTAGTTAAATTCAGTTTAAGTAAATCCAACCGACTGTTACAGATGCTTAATAGGCTGTCCGAGAATAGCCCTGATATCAATTATCGCGTGATTGATAGTCCTGAAATGTTAGCTTGGTGTGCCGGTATCTGGCAGCCCAATATTTATCTATCGCGTGGTTTGGTCGAAGCGTTAACCAGGCAGCAATTACAGGTTGTAGTGGTGCATGAATTAATACATATTGCCCGCCGGGACAATTTAAAAAAGTTTATGCTTCGATATACAACACTATTTTGGCTGCCCAAGTTACGCGCGTCTTTTCTATCTGATTTTAGCGAACATACAGAGCAGGCTTGTGAATATATCACCGCCACCAAGTTTAATGACCCAGCCCTAGTTGCCAAGGTGATGCAACGGGTATGTGAAAAAGCAGATAACCACGGTTCCAAAACAGCGGGATTTTTTGAAGAGAAAAAGCTGGCGATAAATCATATGTCACTTTCCTCTAACCATGAAGTGGCACGCATTAATCTTTGGAGCTGGTTGTTTGTTGTTACTTTCTGGATGCTGCAAATAATCTTATTGACCGGCATAACCCATCTTGGTTTTGAGTGGGCAACCGGTTGA